The following DNA comes from Leishmania mexicana MHOM/GT/2001/U1103 complete genome, chromosome 8.
CCGTCAGAGCGCGGAGCTTGTGTGATGCGAAGAGGGAGTTGTGGCTTCGCTCGCCTCTGGGCATGCGTGCATGGCTCTCGCCCTTCGGTTCTTGGGTGGGTAGTAGCAgtcctctgcgtgcgtgcgcgagtCTGTGCGCACAGGATGGAGTTGGGGCGTGTGTAACGGGCGCCAGTTGCGTTGATGTGTTGTTGCATGATGAGTTGCACATGCGCCGGCATGCGAGGCGAAGAAGAACGGTATCGCAGCTTTTGAGGATAGAAACCGGCGATGGGCCGGCATCCTCTTCTCCTTACTCTCCCGCCGAGACGGTGAGAGGGCGCAGAGGATGCGGAGCGATacatctccctcctccccccttctcttcggCAGAGCTGCGTGCTGCTCCCGCAGCCGCTCTCAGGACCTTGTTTTGGGGACGTGCAGTGGTCACCCGCGCGCGAGCCCACTTACCAGCGGACACTCTCGCTGGCCAACCGCCTCACCGGCTTCTCCTTTGCTCGTTCCATacctttccctcccctcgcgcCATCATCCTATCTGCCAGCTATCACCAGCCCCATActcctccgccaccagcaaAGTGCACCTTATCGAACTCTTTGCACTGAAAGCACCTCACTACTCcgcacgccccccccctccctttcccccaAGCACTGCAGCCTTCCCGCACTTAGAATGTTCCGCCGTGTCTCGATGAAGGCCCCCACGgcccccgctgccgtcgGGTTTTCGTTCCTGGGCTACCATACCCTTCCCCATCTTCGGTACCCGGCCGATTTACCGAAACTCGGCTTCAACTGTGAGGATGGCATCAAGCCCGTCATGAGCCCCCGTCAGTTGGAGCTGCACTACACGAAGCACCACCGCGCGTACGTGGACAAGTTGAACACGCTCGGCGACGGCTGTGAGGGGAAGATGATTGAGGAGATCATCTTGGAGACCAGCGGTATCAAGGAGAAGAAGGTCATGTTCAACCAGGCCGCCCAGCACTTCAACCATTCCTTCTTCTGGAAGTGCCTGACGCCTGGTGGCAGGCCGATGCCGAAGACGCTCGAGGATGCCATCGCGAAACACTTCGGAAGTGTCAAGGACTTCAAGGTTACCTTCCAGCAGTGCGGGATGAACAACTTTGGCTCTGGCTGGACGTGGCTCTGCGTCGACCCCCAGACAAAGCAGCTTCGCATCGACAACACAAGCAACGCGGACTGCCCGCTGACCTCTGGCTTGCGCCCCATCTTCACAGCTGATGTGTGGGAGCACGCCTACTACAAAGACTTCGAGAACCGTCGCGCGGACTACCTGAAGGAGCTCTGGCAGATCGTCGACTGGGAGTTTGTCTCCCAGATGTACGAAAAGGCCACGAAGTAAAAGAGGCGTGCATGCATCTATACCGAATATGTTGGGGTTACGAGGGGAGGGACGAGAGATGCACGCGCGTCTGGTACCCGCGTAGACGAGAGGTGCGAGCGTAACGATGAATGACGGAGGGCATGGCAgatggcacacacgcgcacgcaatGAGGAGTTGGACgcgcaggtggtggtgagagCGGCAGGCATGCGGCGAGTGCTCATCTAATGGCcacccgccgccgtcgcgacTCCCACAGGGTCGTGAGTGTCGATCGCTTGGTGCCAACGCGACCCCCCTCTTTCCCCCGCTTCCGCTTTCTTCCGTCTCTCATgctgtgtgcatgtgtgcagaAGCAGTGGTAGCCCATCCCTTGCCTGCCTCCGGCCGCCTTCaccacacagccacacacacacagacgcagacGCCGACGCTACTCCTCTACGTTCGTCTCCGACCGGTGCTGTCACCCCGATCCCTGCCGCCTTCTAGCCGTCTGGCTCTGTGTGCTGCTCGCCCTCGCCATCCCCCCTTCCTGGCCAAATCATCGGTGAGAGTGCGATGCGCACGTGGAGGAGCAGCCTCGCCGCCCTTttcgctgtctctctgtgcgcgcggGGCGGGTGTGCAGGCAGGTCGGAAGGAGTCATGACTTGCAACAACGTTGCCCTATTCTGtagacacacagacacgacATAGTGGACGCGCACGTACTCGACACGTGAGGATCTTGCTGCTGGTCACCACatccatacacacacacacacacagagtcTGTGCATCCTTCTCTCCCACGTCGACGACCGCCGGCGCCTTACCTTACACATCTTACTCTTTCCCAGCACAGCATGCTCTCGTTCTCGCTTTGATTGTTCAATTCGTTTTtaagccccctcccccctcccacgacCCGCCGACCCAAAGCACACCCCATTGCACTTCACATGTTTACGTTCGGCTCGCCTTATCGTCCCCTTTATGCTGCCACTCCCTTCCtgatggcggaggagggggtggtggtggtggtgggacgGGGCTCACACCCCTCACTGCGTGGTACCTCAGGGACCAGCACAtccccactctctgtggAGGAAGGCTAAGCAgagccccaccccctccctgccaAATGGCCGAGCCGCTTCTGGTGATGGCGACAGGGCCAAGCGCCTGCGACTCAGCAAAcgtcagagcgatgtatcgccGCGGATGTTGACGGCCAGGGTcccctggatggcgttgtgCGTCGGAGCGAGCTGCGGCCGTGAACACGCGTCTGTGTCACCCAtgtgatgggcagagtgtcagcgcgactcgaACGCATCTCACCAGGCCGCCTCACAGTGCCCactgctggtgtggggagccgGGGTGTCACaccgagggggatgcacgAGGTGTGGCGACTGGCATGACTGGCAGCGGCTGTGGGACGACCTACGAGGCGGGTATGGCTCGAGTGCGAGGCAGGGGCGGTGCTCCGGTCgcttcgtgtgtgtgaggggggagggggagggtggggagcTGTTATGAATGCAACGGCTGCTGAGCGCCCAGGTGGGCTCGTACCCTCCTTCCCCTGCTATTCCCTCCGCTGCCCCGTTCCTTCCGCGTTTCGTCCCACACACGCTGCAACTGCACTTCATCCATTCATCCTTCTCGCACTCTCGTCGTCTATTTCGGCTTTCTGCGCATTCTTTCGTCggcccgcctccgcctcgaaCACGAGGCTGTGAAGCGCACGCGAATAAGCGTGCAGTTGTCAGCACACTGCCGCCACCCTGGCAGCCACTGAAGGCGACGAAGCAAGCACACATTCGAGCAACATCTCACCTCCTCAGCGCCAGCCTTACATCGATGGCCGACACCGGGGGCGCCAGCACGTTTTGTGAgatggcgccggcggcggccgtgagGCCCACCGCAGATGTtacggtgccgcagcggaggagacacccgacgcagctgctgcgcaagtTCACGGAGTGCCGCACCCTCTTCTTGTGCTGCGATATCCAGGAAAAGCTGGCGGACAAGATCCCTGGGTTCAACGAGACCATCCGCATCACGAACAACATCGCCCTCTTCTGTGAAATGCTGGGCCCGACGTACTGTAACGTGCTGGCCACGGTGCAGTACCCGGCCGGTGTGGGGCCACTCTACCACGAGAtccagctgccgccgaaTGCCCCCGTGTTCCCAAAGATGGAACCATCGATGCTGTTGCCCGAAGTCCTGCCATACCTCTACGGTGACGCGGAGCACGGCGTTCTGCCGGTGCAGCAAGTAGTGCTTTGGGGGCACGagacacacgtgtgcgtgcttcaGACGGccgacgagctgctgcgccgcggcttTCGCGTAGCGATCGCGACGGacggctgtgcggcgcagcggcgcctcgaTCACGAGGTCGCCATTATGGAGATGTCCAAGTGggaggggctgctgctgacaaATTCTATCGGCGTGTACACGACGATCGTGCGCGCGGACGACATCTTATGGgagccggtgctgcagcttATTCAAGATGGCGCGCACGCGTTCAGGCGGCCATACGAGCGCTCCGAGGACCcatcggtgccgccgcgcgagCGCGAACGTCAATCATGACGTCACGGTGGCGGA
Coding sequences within:
- a CDS encoding iron superoxide dismutase codes for the protein MFRRVSMKAPTAPAAVGFSFLGYHTLPHLRYPADLPKLGFNCEDGIKPVMSPRQLELHYTKHHRAYVDKLNTLGDGCEGKMIEEIILETSGIKEKKVMFNQAAQHFNHSFFWKCLTPGGRPMPKTLEDAIAKHFGSVKDFKVTFQQCGMNNFGSGWTWLCVDPQTKQLRIDNTSNADCPLTSGLRPIFTADVWEHAYYKDFENRRADYLKELWQIVDWEFVSQMYEKATK